The Silene latifolia isolate original U9 population chromosome X, ASM4854445v1, whole genome shotgun sequence genome contains the following window.
CAAAATTAATGTTGATGCGGGTTTGATAGCGGGGCTAGGGGTTGGATGGGGGTTGGTTTGTCGTAATAGCCAGGGGAGTGTGGAGTGGTGTGTGGCGTCACAAACGAGCGTGGACATGGAGCCTAAGTTCGCGGAAGCAATGGCGATCCTACACGGAGCCCAGGAAGCACGTAGAGCGGGAATTAAGCATGTCATCTTTGAAAGCGATTGCTTGAGCGTAGTGGAAGACCTTCGATTGAAGAAGCATGGTCGGAGTGATATACATTTAGTCTATTTAGATATTTTATCTACTTGTTTGTTTTTTGATTCCTTTAGTTTTTCTTTTGTTCGTCGTAAACTCAATGCGGTTGCTCATTCACTTACTCACCTCTATCCATGGTTTGAGGGTAGACGTGCCTGGTCGGATGACTTCCCTCCTGATGTTGTAAACTTGGTTCAGAAGGAGTTAATAGTTATGGCATAATACTCATTTgggtatttcaaaaaaaaaaattctagtatttctcttcttcaaatagtcttctttctccaatgaactatccctacaaaaaaaatccactgagtgattaataacaaacaaaattgtggaatttaatttatataatattAACCTTATTGTTATTAAGTTTTCCCTTAAATAATGTAATAAATAGGGTATTGAATCATAAAGATATAAGTATATTTACTTTTGAATAGCACAACTCCACAAATCTTGTTAGCCTCTAAATAAGAACAAAACAACATATATGTGaaggttaaaaatgtgaagattacttcataaccaatgaaacttaaaaataaataaataaataaataaattattaatttaaaaccttaatacatgaCTTACCTGACTTACCTTGATATTGATACaatgataagaaagattattGACACATACATATAATTATTTTGGTGCTGGGAGTAAAAAAATATTGGCTTGAAttttggctcacaaatgttgCCTTACATCAAACATTTATAGCTAAATGAGGATGCATTTTATGACTTTTgtgatttttttattattattatcaaatttagtATATAAATAAATATGTAGAAAGGTTTTATGACTTTTAAGCATTCATTTTCATTATTAGCAAATTTAATATAGGCATAAATAAAGATTAATGAGAAAAGAAATGTAAaaggtattttttttttattttttatttttacaaaatccacattgcatgagaattgtttagggagctaccttatgaaattaaaagatggTGTATATTTTGTCTTaccttttatttataaattatatttatagatttataTATGTATCCAGATGAAATTGAGCCAGTTTATTGCAATAAGATATAAGAAGTAGTTGCACATATAAATAGTTTAATattagagtgatgtaaatttttatttttcgttTAACCTATTTTAGTTATAAAAATTAAAAAGGTCAAtgtttaatacggagtattaagtATGTTATCATTTGcccttaatatttacaaattctttattattttaaaCGGCGTAAAATTAGAATTTTGTGATATTTTATGTGTTGCTTAAAATATTCTAAGAATAAACATAGAAAATTAaatttttgtatgaattttgatttttaattgttgtttaatttatctaaaaattaaaaagactgaaatttaatgtttgttatgctaGTTTATTTTTCATGTAAATAGTTTTTTAATTTGTGTATTTTTGTAAATGGGTCATTATATGAACATGAATTACCCTCTTAATTAAACACGTCATACTACATGGAGGATTGGCGCCGTGGATTTTAGCAATGCAATGTGACATTTAGTAATGCGAGGTGGCATTTAGTCCATGTCTATGTGGCTTTAAATGTTTACCCTTTTAATAAGATTTATAGATTAAAGTAACAAAATGGAGGGGAATTATAGGAGAAAAATTAAATAGTAGAAAAAAAAACTATGAAAGGAAGGGTAGTTTTCGGCAAAACCCTTTCTATAAAAGAGATTTTTTTAAGCTTTGTAATTGGTTTCATAAATTAAGGTACTTTTGACCCCATCACAATTCACAATTTGACATAAATTTTGATTAATGAATTCATCACTTTACTAATTCTTAATGGGGCACGGGTATAAAATAGAGGTGATCATTGGCGAGCTTGAGTCGGATATGGACGAGCCTACACTTGAAAAAATTATATTACCTGTATCTATTATAGCAGGTCTAGTTTGATTGTCCAAGCCCTGCCCGTCAAAATAGGCGGGCCTACCCGCAgactcaaaattaaaacaaaaaatccGGTTGCGAACCTAAACAGAACTACCTACTACCAAAAATAAAGTACGCTTCAGAACTATTTTTGGACTCGGCTTTGTTTGAGTTAAGTTTAAACCAAAAAATAGTTAGTTTATATTTGTAGACATTTTTTTATGTTATTAAATTTGTCATGTAGATAAAAATAggaaaatatatattttttaacTCTCTTAATTTATACCCGCCGATTAAGTTTAGCTGACATATTTTTGTTTTCCGTTACctattattttaaagttttttttttatgaccAAGCCCGCCTAAACAGCGGGTCAGGTGCGACAGGTTAAATGAGCCGACTTGCACTTGATCAGCTCAAGTGTAAAACTAATTTACTAGCAAACGGACCCAATATTCCCCGTAAGTCCATAACATTGATTAGGGTTAAACTCTAATTCCAAATTCCAAATTCTAACTCACCTAGGTTTTCATCAACTCCATAAACCTTTTCTCGAAAAACCCTGACCTACTCCCATGCACAATTGCACACTCCCTTATTATTATTAGCTTCCTCCAAACCTTAATTCTCACaattattctccataaatgcccAAATCTCTCACAATTATTCAACAATGACGGTCGATTTTGAACAATGGGCAGGTTCCCTCGGCATTAATCTATCCTGGTTAACTGGGATTCAGTCAAATTACCTCTTGGGGAGGATTTTGGCATTATAAGGTAtcgtattcgatgaactttttgctgatatagtagatggctcgttcttcgccgtcgagtgtttgtgctagcatttctCCCATGACCGTGTCGGTAACGGTTAGGTagagggataagggaattccctgCTGAGGTGGCATAAGGACATGAGGTTTGGCAAAAAAAGGTTTGGTGCATCAGACAAAGGAGATGATCTAAACTGAACAGAAGGACAGTCAATACTACGATCTTCGCTGGTCTGGTACCTCATCTGGATTCAGAGAAACCAGGCTCATTACAACAACGTTCTGATGAGCCTTGGTTGGGTTGCTGCTCAAGTTCAGATGTTGATAAAGGAGAGTTATAAGCCATTTGCCTAGCTTGATTAGCCCAAAGGATAGGAGATGGTTTACTATAATGCATATTGCTTGTTAGTGTATTGAAATGTGTTTAAGTAGCTGTTATGCAAAGTCTATAAACATTGCTGTAATCGATtcagttggtgattttaatgaaatgcttacattctaccaaaaaaagaCATGAGGTTTGGACatgatttcctttatcctatcgaaggctttttggcaatcgccgtcccaatcggtgtgatcggtggcgcggagcttcttgaagatagattcgcaaatcatagtgagttaggttatgaagcggctgatgtattggacttgaccgagaaattcATTCATGGCGGTTTGAGTTTTAATTCTTTTGTTGCAAATCAATTTTAGCAAAATTCGATGCGATTTAATTCAAACTCGAACTATTTTTTCTCTCTCGGATaatttcaaaacaattccatTTGAAGAATCCAAGCGTGACgtcttgtcgcggaattttcaaaatttattttcaaacaaaaaatttgaaaattttaacttcaagtcatcgtggttatttttggtTTCAACAAATACTTTTCATGTTTGCGTGTATACGTATGTGTTacttgttgcctgttttctacactaacaaagCAGAAACAAATGTCGAAGCAAATGGGAATCAGCCAttgaccgtgcttctccgaaacacagcACAAAAAAAAAGGCCAAGCACAAAcgaactacaaaccaaaaacataTATATAAAGACCGCCTCAAACAAAATATACACATATACAAACCAAAGTCCAAAACACGGGCAAACAACTACAAACTACTCAACGCCTCACGGCGGACCAGCCTCGGTCCCGCTAAGAGTCGCGGGCAAAGCAGACACAACCTCTTGCTTTGGCGTCCTTTTCGGAGAACTCTCCACCGTCTCCCGCTCCATCGTGATACGAAGCTCCTCTGCCTTGGCCAACTGAACCCTGAGAGAAGCAATCTCAGCATCCCGGCTCCGCAACTCTTCCTCGCGGCGCCTCAAGTCCTGCTGTCGAACGCTGAGTTCGAGCTCCTATACGTAGATCGTCGATCTCGCCTCATCCAACTCAGCacagacccgagcaagctccaccgGATCCGCAGTACTCTGCAAAACGCAACTCAGATCGCTAAGATATAAccatgaaatgcaacacaaaaagcCACAAAAATAACCAACAAAAGGCACCTGCACAAGCCGAGACTCCCTTGCAGCCAGGTCACCATCAAGCGCCCTCCACCGATTAGCTATCTGCCATAgagcctgatgactaacggtcgacACCTATACAACAAAACAAAACCTTTCAGCAAAAGACTACACGCAGAGCAAAAACAAGATACAAACAAGAAGAAGAGCTCAAGCTAGTAGCTCACCCTCAAAACCGTACACCTCCACTCCATAACAACGTCGGTCACCTCAGGAACCGCAGGCTCTAGCAAACATAGCTGCAACCCTTCACCACTCAGGCCCAGGAAGGTGGTAtgtgctgtaacacccccatacaccaaggtgccttaccaagaccaccatagcacatggagatgctaacatctcggttacccgaggtatagtAACCAAaggagaccataaagaaacatactttaagttTAAAAGTTAAGTATGCGTACAACTTAAAACCAAAACtggaaatataaaatacaaccTTCTCAAACTGAAATCCAAAACTGAAATAAAACTATCATAAACTGTCACCGGAAGACTAAAAGACTCGGActagtgatgactccatccccagctagatcccgcgcATACTCCATAGAAATACCTGCTAatcaactactcaccatccccaaacggatcaccacagttttcaaaacatttaaatggggtcagttaccgaataatcaagataagcaaACAACAACATTTAGTAAACACATTCCTCCAACTCCAcctcatcaccaatcacctgactacagactaaagtgtgtagccctgccagaatattcatcgcaacagatatttcACTCCGTCAGTGGGGACCGCACtcgtaccacctaagccccgctcaaaaccGTAGAGCGAATAAcctatgtccattaatgtgcacatcccccttgtgacgggaaccacaaggggcggattaagggcgtgaagccattcccgaagatgactccactcagccgagggcgcacctcgcgaaccacatacaATCAAACAACCAAGCTCACAATACCAATATAAACATGCCAAATCCAAGGTGACAATCTCAACAATAAAGTAATCTTGCCAATACCACAATCATCATCTTATACTTAATTATACACACAACTGAGTAGGGAAGCCCTATCTTTTCGCAATCTGCTATAACTGCAACcaaacatacaattgtacaagagtaccacatcatcacctacaacaataattaGCAACTACACATCATAATCTGATTTCTatccaaacccccaaattacccaaattagggtttaaataaACTTAGCAAATCAATAAAAGAACAACATAGAGATCTTACCCAAAATTCGAGGATCGCAAGGATGTAAAAATTTCCAAAAGCTATGAACCCTAGCCTTAGATTTGATTGTAAAAGATGGAGAGGAGTGAACATCGTTTGAA
Protein-coding sequences here:
- the LOC141620280 gene encoding uncharacterized protein LOC141620280 — encoded protein: MEGGLVLRRIRELIAEMSGMDEVGTDRGGGRTRGSESVAEGCTEGDSTAELGWEAPRAGVAKINVDAGLIAGLGVGWGLVCRNSQGSVEWCVASQTSVDMEPKFAEAMAILHGAQEARRAGIKHVIFESDCLSVVEDLRLKKHGRSDIHLVYLDILSTCLFFDSFSFSFVRRKLNAVAHSLTHLYPWFEGRRAWSDDFPPDVVNLVQKELIVMA